The sequence CCGGCTGAATAAAACTATGACATCGGTAACAGGGAGCTCCTGCCTATCAAGCTTGCACTGGAGAAGTGGAGTTCTATTTTTCCATAAAGTACAGACCAGGCTCTGGTAATTGTATAGAGCTGATGCCCTTTCCCATGTTTTCAATCCCGAGGAATGCAGTGATCTGCCTGAACCCATCCTGCCAGCTGGTGTGGTGGTGAGTCCCATTCATTCCCTGGATCAGCAAATCGTGGTAGCACAAGAGACAGACCCGGCACGTTCCGCTCAGGGTCTGGATGGTGGAGGACAGGTGCTGAGGAGCGGGCTCGGGCTCGTTATTACAGTTAATGTGTCGGGACGGGCCGGGATCGGAAACAAAGTGCTCAGGCTCGGATAGGGTCGGGCTTGATTTTTCCGGCCTGACTTAAACTCTACTACGGACCTACTGCCAGCGTCACCAACACACATTCCTGCCATGGGCTGAGTATGCTCAGAACTCCTTGTGCCAGCCCTCCACCAGTCTGACCCCTTTCCAGTGTGTGCTTGGTCACCAACCATCACTCCTCCCCTGGTCTGGAGAAGCCTGGGACGTTCCTGCAGTAGACGCCTGGTTCCAAATGAGTGAGAGGGTCTGGAATGAGGCACATCACCATCTGAGCTATCCGGCGCTAGAGCCACCAGGCAGACACCCGGAGTTTGCAGTTGGCCAGAAGGTGTGGCTCTCCACCCGAGACATTCGGATTAGGCTCTCTTCAAAAAGCGAAGTCCCAGATACATCGGTCCATTTCCTATCACACATCCGATAAACCAGGTCACATATAGTCTCTTACTAGTCCCCTCAAACTACAAGATCCATCCCACATTCCATGTATCACTTCTCAAACCCTATCACTCACCCCACTCTCCTTCTACAGAGCCTGGTACGATTGTGGAACCCCCGCTGCCGCTTATCCTGGACGAGGGGCCGGTCTATGCTATCCGGGACCTTCTCGACTCCATACGACACGGTGGTCGACTGGAATACTTAAGCCCAGTGTTCCTGTCACTCTTTGTCTGGCCTCGTTGTTGGTAACCGAGCTATCCTGGAGTCTACGTCATTCTCCCTGGAGATTCCCAGAAAACTTATTGGAACGCTCTTCTTTGGAAGCTAAGTTTTGAGCTATCCTCAGTTCTTATTTTGTATGTTCCCTTCTGGCTGTGCCTGGatcttttgtgtgtttatgttcttCTGTATGTTATTCTGTTATCTTCTGTGCATTGGACCTTTTGGATTTATTGACTCTTGGTCTGAATAAAACGTGTTGCCACGTGCACACCTTTTGTCTGAGCCTGTATCTGTGACACATACGTAGGTTCCTAATTGTAAGTTGTGTAACATGGCTGGGGGAAACGGGTTCCTTCATCCCACCGGAAACACGCAACAAACTCAACCTAATTTTGCTCACGGGAAAAACAAATGAATTTGATTGTTTCAAGGGTGAATCTGTATAACACGCATGGCATATAACAGATTGTACTCTGAATAAACAGCTGAGTTCACTACTCCAGTGTATATCAGTGCATTGCGCAGTATGTGTTTGCCCATTAACAGTTTCTAGAAAATAAGCCCTCAAACAGACAACTTACCAGCTTCAATATTCtcgttgacacaggggaggcaaagAAAACTCGACAAAGGACTCAAAGGCCTTTTAACAGAACCCCTAACCAGGGGTTAGGGTTCTGACTTTATTAATAACAAAATAGAAATAATCTTCTTGCTCTCAGTCTGCGAAGCCAAGGAAAAGTGATGGAGAGCCTAGAGCCCCAGTAACGGGACCCCCTTTATTTGTCCAGCTGAACTTGAACCTACCACTTTGCATAACAGTCAGCTGTTTGTCTATCTCTTGTTCCTCTTTCTGTTAACATCCCTTTAAACTCTTTAAACTTAAAACTCTGATACAGCACACAGATGTTGCCTATATATGGCCCTAAGCATGAACTCTTTAAACTTAAAACTCTGATACAGCACACAGATGCTGCCTATATATGGCCCTAAGCATGAACTCTTTAAACTTAAAACTTATGACACAGCATACGGatgtgacctacagtatatgacctacagtatatataagcacttttttttttactaaataCAGCATACTCTTATCTATCATTAGTAGTTATCTATCATTGccgcatttgcacatttttatttgttttagagCAGGAATTAAGCAGTTATATTTAGACTATCTTATGCAATCCTTTGACTTTTCCACAGTTTACATATTCTGCCACCTTCTACAAGTGAACAGTGTGACCACTTCATTGGTGAACAGTGCAgcttgggtgggtgtgtttttgaaaacaaGGCGCCATGCAATATGTCACAGAGTGGCACAGGAGCGACCCGACTAGACAGACAAGGCAAACAGCAGTTGCAGGCTGACCATGGAGATCAGAGCGAGTGCAGGTCTCACCATCACAGAGCCTGTGGAGAgaagcagacacttttgttcaAAGCGACCTACAGAATATACCTTACATAGTTCAAATTAACAATACACTGTTTCCTTTGGGAAGCCAACGCTAGGAAAAAAATATTACAAGCATGTCTATACAATATCAGATAACAATAAAACATCGACAAATACCATGAATATACAACCATAACTCTGAGGATTAATTAATTGTAAGCTGAACAGATAAATatttagacccctcttgaaagatccaacaCTATTGCGAGAATACAGACTCATTCCACCACTGCGGAACTGATAAAAAGTCTGTGGATAAAATAGTTATTATTAGTTATATACCAGTAGCTATTTAGTCAGTTAATAGAGGTAAAATAGTAGGATCCTATACGTTCACTCAATCAGGCTGTTTGAGGCTTCTGTGGAGTTTGCTTCTCTTATGTCTCCATCTAaatatgattatggttatggttatgggatttgacagaagcttttgtccaaagtgacatgtAAATAAAAACTACACAATAATTCATTTGACAGTGAAAAATTTAAACATTTGGTCAGATTACTGTAGGGATAATAGCAACACTGTTAGACATTTCAGTGGGTTTTTACAGTAACTAACTAACACCGCAAAATATGTTGATACGTTTATTTCAGtcttgaaaaaaacaaagaaagtcACTCTGCTATTGCTCTTCACCACCTCCTAGTTTCCTCCTGTTTTGGACACACATTTCGTTCCCTCGTCAAAAAAGGAATCACAGCATTCCGACCCTTGGGGCCCGCTACGTGAGAGAGCGACGGAGGTCGCCATGCCCCCGGCGCAACGGCGGCAAAAGATCGTTCCAGCGTGAAGTTGCCTCGCTACAATGGCGAGAGGCCACTGGCCATCTGGTGCAGGTCTGATTAGCTGCGGAGCTGAACGGCTGGAAGACGGAGAGAACGGGTGTGCAGGTGGCGCAGGTGGCGTTGCACCAACTAAGCAAGCGAGCTGGGCTGCAATCGAAGCCACTCTGCAACGACAATTCGGCCAGAGGATCTTCACCAGCGATGCCCGAGAACAACTCGCCTCCAGGTGGCGACACAAAGACGAAAAGCTGAGCAAGTTCCCCGCCCAGTTCTACATCTATATGCCTGGCAGAGCTACCCAACTGAGGACCGTGGGGACTTGGACACTGACTTTGAGGAGCTTGTTGGCTATGGAGCTATGGCTCTGACGCCAGTCACAGTACAGCAGCCACGACTACAAGACTGTGTGCAGTAAAGACTGGAGGAGACATGGactcttggggggggggggggggggtgtgtaaCGGCCCTAGCCGAACAGGtgtaggctgatttgacatggaactacactctcatctggtgtaataatcaaggaaagttgcaaacataccatgggcgcagtatcacgcagcacctgaaaatagtccccataagcaacaagcagaagtagtgtgtgatatcactgcgcccatagtACGTTTGCAatgttccttgattattacaccagtatgagagtgtagttccatgtcaaatcagcctagaaaatcgccATTTCttgcttggagataaccatggcctgtacaagaagctcaGAGAAGTTAAgtcggtcatcaattatgatGTTACGGGCCGATCTAGTCGGAGTCAGTTTAGATGAGTCAAGCTGGATCTTAAAGAAAaactgtttttgctggaaacaccaaagCTCACTTTGTCAAATGAATATATAAGTAAAGAAAATACAATTTTAACTCAGTGATGCTTCCATCAAGCAGTGTAGGTGTAAAGACTGAAAATGCATGCACATGGTCCACAGTATTAGTACATGTTAATTaccagcagatggcagcagTCACCTACCCTCTTTTACAGTGAAACTcatacacactgcacatacagtacaaacccGTCAGGCGATTAGTAAGTGTGACTCACCAGAAACTGTCACTGTCTTAGAGGCTTGGACCGTTCGCTGGGCTTGTATGTTCTGTGCAGAGCACTGGAAGATCTGGACCCTCCCGGGTGTAGCTGGGGTCCATTGGAGTACATTATTATTGTTTGAGATGGAGCCATCGGAGAAGGCCTGGTTGAACTGCCAGGAGGTGGTACAAGGTAGCGTGCATTTGGCCTGACAGGTGAAGCTATGCTCCACCCCAGCTTTCACCGTGTCTGGGCCAAGTATGCTAACAGCTATTGTCCCGACTGTGGGGAAAGGAAAATATAAACACAGCCACATTTAGATTATGTTCCAGCTATGCTATCCCGTTAATTGAAAATTAAATaggtgtctgaatgtgtgctaGCTTTTATAGATACTGTGGCCAAAATAAAAAATTGCTCAGAATAGTTGTTTATGTCGTTACCATAGTAAAAGACATAGTAgagagaatagcaatataaacaataaacaatatcaatacaagctaacctaatgaaaataaacaattaatatatgggagaatagtaaataaatattaaagtcattcaatcaatcaatcatataataacaataacaatggaattaagcaataataaaacaacaatgccaatttaatcaatggcctaatgaaaacaaaacaacaccatATCATACAAACCGTAATCACAAGAAGCGCTtaatagactaagtgcatattgaatGTGCCTCTTGAAAGATCGAAAACTATTGTTGGAACAAACagtactgggcaactcattccacctacatggaatataataataataaccacCACAATCGTTCCTATCAAAATAAGGTGATAAGGCAGTGAACTCACAGCTCAGCAGGTACCCTCGGCTGAACACGTTGCCCACCTTGCATGCATACAAGCCACCATCGGAGGACAGCAGAGACGTGAAGGATAGCATGCCATTGTTCTCGCTGAGACGCATCCTGGCATCAGTGCTCAGGGGCTGATCGTCTTTTaaccaggtggtggtggtggcggggtcTGAGCCCTGACAGGTCATCTCGAAGGATTTGCCCACCTGGGGATCAGAGCTGGTGGTGGGCTTCACACTCACCGGGTCTGTgggagcacacagacacagtcatacGTGAGGGTAGACCCAGGAACGGGTTATCAGTAGACTACAGTACAATGCAGAGAAGAGGCCACACAGTGCTGATTATTACTACTATAAGTTCACGAaacagtgtgtttatgtgtatttatTATACACTGAGTGAGCCTGTATTTAGCCCATATCAGATAAACAAAGGCAATGTTGCTGTACATTACAGAAGAGGCTGGGTAAGAGGATGAGCACAGACTAGGTGTATTGACCAAGTGTGTATCGCCCTATAATGTGTCCTTAGGTTTTGCATTATTGACATTGCCAGTTTTAAAATAACCCGAATTCCTGCATCTGTCGATTCATCTGCAAATGCACCTGCTGCAATTGAACTTTGATCAAAGATAATTGCCACGTTGCTGATGTCCCTGTTGACTTCGTAGCACAAGCATGTCCTCCTTACCAGTGCCAAATGGAAATACTCACTGTTTATTTTCACGGTCTTGGTGGTGGTCCATGACACTTTGGTTTCGGTGTTGACAGCGGTGCACTCCAGCTTCAGGCTCTCTTGACGGCCGTCGGCCGTCACAGTCATGACGCCACCATCCACTTCCTTCCCAGACTCCTTCAATTGGTAGACACACCCTGGGGTGCATTTGTCTGAGCAGGTGAACTCTGTCGGCACCCCTGCCTTCACCACGCCAGGCCCCTTGATAGACGTTTGGAACGGGCCTTTGACTGTAGTCAGAAACACAGTTAAACTTGTGGACAAAACAAAAGtcctaaaaaataaagagcTGTTAAGatgtacacatactgtgtgtCCCTTATTTATTCATCTGTCGGCTTGAATGTCATGAAAGTACTCATTTAATATACGTATTGTGTATGtttatacagtgcctatagaaagccATCATACCCCATTTGTTACTTTTTTGTactgtcttacagcctgaaagtAAAACCCGTTTAAAAACttatttttccagttttatttaaaaatgtagCTGTACGCAatcaaaataatggaaaaaaaaaagagacaacagttctgaaaattaattaaaaatgaaaaactagaataacagggtttgGAAAGTCACCATCGccctgatttaatactttgtagagcttccttttgcttttatTACAGCCatcatcaatctgtttggatatgtctctattagctttgcacacctagattggggaatatttgttTAGAATCATTGTCATGTTGGAAGGGGAATGACCTGCCcgtcttcagctgtctagcagagggatgcatggtttcctcaagaatttggttCCCCTTAATCCTGATCAATCCcagctgaagagaaacatccccacaacataatgttgcccccaccatgcttcacagtaggctataggtatatggtgtgttttgggttttCAGAACGGTCGTCTTtctttcattattttattttattagatgttgtacagctaaatttgttaataaaactggaaaaagaCGTTTTTTAAAATGGCTTTTGATTTCAAGCTgtcagacaaaaaaagtaactatttcaacagGGTATggtgactttctataggcactgtataaatGCCATATACTATATAGGCTAGGCATTTCGACACAGGGGACACAGAGCAGTTCCAATGTTtgtcaataggcctacataggctatttttttaaaaaggattttttttttcatttttgaaacATGAGGAATGTAgggcagtaggcctaggctacaaggCAAAGCAGAAAGTTACTTCTTCATTTCGTTCAtcccacagcaaacacacaacagaaacTTCTCTGACCATGATTTTATGGTTTTATGATGCCTGAGAGAGGTTAGCAGGCAACAAAGTGCTATCAGGCAAGTAAAAGAGAGGACAACACATTACTCAGACAGGAGATTGTGGGctctatgtaggctactggcttTTTGTGTTCATGACTGTCTTAATGATTTGCATTTACAGTCACATAGAACCATCGGGACAAagaacaaaataggctactgttaGCAAAGCCAACGGCTTTTGATATTCTATGAAATAGCCTACTCCTAACTACGTCTTGGTCTTTAGTTTAGGAGTATTTCATAGAAATCGAAAGCTGGGGTTGCCAACCGTTCAGTATAATGCGGAATCGTCCCGTTTTTGACACATACAAGTCTTGCTCCGTACTGAACAGTTCAGCACTGCAACATGGAGACTGCTCGTACGCGAGGCATGGAGTGAAATTGCTGCGCAGTTgatcaagcaaccgcggaccgacagaaaaagaaagtaaaCGTTTGGCCTGTTATAATTATTTGGCcatatgtttaatcacatcgaattagaaagcatttcctcctgattgcaatcaggaggaaatgctttctaattcgatgtgattaaacataggaaggctatttaattatttaacaataTTTAATAGAACAACATGGATTCTCGCATCTTCCATACAAACAGGGCAGAGACTGTACAATgcattgtttagcattgagtatcgtttagtcaaatttgaatataacatggtcagaagattgtagcctagtctttcatttaaagatcttgCACACCTATACGCATACGCCGTTTACCATAGAGTTATATTcgggcattcaaatgaaatttcattataagtcatatcattattatttcataTAATAGTACCCATACaattgcagttttttttttttttttttcagaagcaATGAACTATTCTACACAGCAAATTTCTGGAGTTCAAAAATCTGTAGTTAAACAAAAAAGTGTTAAAGTGTTAGATTTTGGGAGTTTATTCTCTACATTTAACTACAGCTTGTGTTCAGGGTAACTCTTTAGTGGTGTAATATGTAGGTGTTCATTTATTGGGTGTTGAGGACTGTGAGGAGCCTGATTCAACACTACACCTGAGTTTACAGCACTTGGACTTCACCGTGACTCGAGCCAGGTAAAAGTGTGATTTTACTTCTTACTACTACTTCTAATGTTAATAGCCTACCATACTTTTACTTCGAATGTTATATTAGACTGTGCAAGATTTTAAGACGATAACAGGACGTAacggtagcctacatttgtaACCTTATATTTTGTCAGACTGTGATGGCCAAActtgctagcagctagctgctgaAGTTAGCCCCGAACTTTTTGGCAGCTAGCCCCCAGACTTGTCATACCATGCGTTATCATACTCGTCATTACTGATGTCTTTGTGTATTTAAGTTAACATTAGCCTACGCAGTTTCTTGTCATATCAATGTACTGAACAGTACCGTTGTTGTTTCCTTAGTTGACTCGACACGGCAAGGACCGTAACGGACGCAAGAAGGGGACCCGTGAGGGAATCACGACGAGATGACACGGTAAGGCTACTGTCAGTCTCACGTGAAACATTGTAACGTAAATGGCGGAAACACTGTCGCCTAAAACCTAACTTTTtcacatagacctaaaagaaaacCTAGCTTTTCCCTAGCTAACCAGCAGTAGTGTTTGAAAttgttctttgtctttgtgtttcagTCCTGCCATGAGCCTGGAGGATCACCTCATGTGAAGGAAACCCTCAGCCATATCTTCTGGCCACAGGAACTTCAAAAGGTCTTGGACAGAAAGCTTCTTCCATATCGGTCATGCACACACTGGAATATAGCCTCTGAATTTAAAATAAAGATGAATattgaaataaataatgaatgttttctgtagtcattttcacctaaaacattatttgtgtttttaattattaaCTCTGAAAAGTGTTAAataaaaccctaaccctaactggTAACACCATGAAAGAGTTCACACTAAAATTAACTCCAGATGAGAGTTGTATTTTACTCCACATGAGAGTAGTATTTTAACACCTACAAGTGTTCAGTTTTAACTCcaaaaaagagtttaaaatcAACTCCCGGAAAAGAGTTACTTTAACATCTCCCTGGAGTACATTCGATGGTCTCACATGTACACTTAAATGTAGTTGATATAAACTCCCAGAGAGTTTATTCCAAAGACCAGAATTTGCTGTGTAAttatatcttacattagtaaaacAGGTCTCTGATGGATTTAGAATTTTGGCActttaaatatttaatatattaagaactgcatgtctaacaatataatAATACGTATGATattataatgatgatttgatgaggGGGGGAGtcctatgaccccaaagtctgccataaccGGGCCTCAAattaaagaagtttgaggctgcgttagtgtttctcaaagcctacagcggctagtGGGTCTGTGTATTTGACCAACCCCCCCAATCCGCTCCATTTTACATTGAATGttacttattttattttctcatatAGCCAACCCTACTTCTTAATGATATAATCAAAGGAATCTGCGATGCCAAATTCTGTAATGTCTAACTGTAACAGAAGAACAGGCGCCGGTGCTTACTTGGGTCCCCAGAAGAACTCGAGAAGACACACTCTGTGGATCAGACAGATCACAAACATGAGATCTCTGCACAATATTTCATCtcttaaaatgtaggctatcattcaacaattattttagtttttcataatgtgtgtgtgtgtgtgtgtgtgtgtgtgtgagagagagagagagataaaccgATATCAGGAGATATCGGGATATATATTACCTGTTATTGTAAAAATAACAATTGTATATAGAAGCTTCATATGATCCGCCATTCTTGAGTATGGAGTTCAAGGggctgttctctgttctctaaACATTAGTCGGTTCTCTTCTCCTTGGAATGCTACCTTGTCTCTTTTAAAACGTTATGGGTCTACGTAGCGTCTTAGGAGTgttctccttatttgggcatcTGCTATATTAATCTAATGTGTAATTGCGTAAGAGTGCAAAGTAAGAACTTCTTTGGAAATTGTGATGCAGAGCTACTTGTATTACACAATGCTTTAGTCCTTAGAAAATGGTTAGTCATCTGGTTGGTCATCTGcttcctgtttctgtttttctgcTTCTTGGGGTCTTATCAGATTTAAACTGACTTCAGGtttactccctctctttcccaacAGCAGCTGGTTGATAACTTGCACAGTGGTTTGGATCTGAGGATTTATTTTCGGGTACTGTTATAATGATACATACAAATTTGGTCCGGTCGCtgtaacatgcctctctctctctttctctctctcctcactcgaatcccacacacacacaccctttctcgCTCTCACGTACCCCTCCCACTCTGGATACGGAGCCTGCGGCTTAAAGAGCCAGCCCCTAACTTTACAAACAGCGTTTTCCTTCTTCCTCTGCTTCTGACCCCTCATTGACCCATAGTAGTGAGTCCTCCATGTGCCACAAATGGGAGTGTGAGACAATGTGTGTAGAAGTGACACTGTGACACTTGTGTGACACTTTGACCCTGACTCTGTATGattgtctgaaaaaaaaaaactttatgtacattacagtatatgtactcATGTATGTTTTGTGGATATTATGTAATACGTTTCTTAGTTTTTGTAGGCATGAATACGTTGCTTATTCAGCCCAACTTTTGTTGGTTTAAGTgcactatattggcaaaagtatttgctcaccacACTTGACTCActtcccattcttaatccaaaGGGGCCATGGAAGGGACAGGAAGGAGCCATCCCCAAACTCCTCCCACAAAGttaggagcatggaattgtccataATCTCTcagttaatgctgaagcattcagagttcctttcactggaactaagggaccaggCCCAGCTCCAGGATGCCCTcatcctgttccaacatgacagtgcaccagtgcaccaagtaaggtccataaagacatggataacAGAGTTTGGCgaggatgaacttgactggcctgcacaaagtcctgacctcaacacctagaacacctttgggatgagtTAGAGCGGAGTCTGAGAGCCAGTCACCTCGTCCaaaaagaatggtcaaaaatccccataaacacactcctaaacctggTGGAAAGACTTCCCAtgagagttgaagctgttatatataaatatgggttgattttttttttgtccctgtCCGTCCCTGCAGGCACGtgcacactcgcatgcacacacacacagtacacaaatacacaaaaacagacagacaccacaTGCTTATTTATATACAGAAAAGTTGCAAGAGGGATGGTGTATGAGATgaagacaaattgacaagcgtgatttatttttgagaCACTGGGTTGAGACAACGAAAACAATCCAGAATTCATTCTGCAGAATAGCAATATTGAACAAGACATTTATTTCAGTGTGTCTCAATATAATCGGTAGATCCCGCAGGGGACAGTATAGTCACAGAGCAGTCCTTCCTGGGTTGCCCTGTGCCATGTCTGACTGCTCATgctaaaaatgcactctatgTCAGGAGAGTCAATAACATGATTCAGAAGAATGCAAACACCCGGTGGTCAAATCGTTATGTCTCCATAGCAATGCATACCCATTCTTAATCTCGAGAAAGGAAGGGGCTTTTGAGTTGTCTGAATTGAATCAGTTGTgagcacacaaaaaaagaaagaatggcaACAAGATCAACGTCAtacccatatactgtatatgtaaaaTCTTTCATTCATCTGTGGCAAATGTATATTATGCtaaatgtattctgttatgTTTGACTAACAAAAAGTCTGAGAACACAAAAGATACAAAGATACATTTGATGTATTGCAGTCAATTTCTTTTACATCAGCAAAGACTGTGGACAAAGACATGCAACCAAAGACATACAAAATTCCACCAAAAAAGGTCTTTC comes from Sardina pilchardus chromosome 6, fSarPil1.1, whole genome shotgun sequence and encodes:
- the LOC134082966 gene encoding immunoglobulin superfamily DCC subclass member 3-like yields the protein MADHMKLLYTIVIFTITECVFSSSSGDPIKGPFQTSIKGPGVVKAGVPTEFTCSDKCTPGCVYQLKESGKEVDGGVMTVTADGRQESLKLECTAVNTETKVSWTTTKTVKINNPVSVKPTTSSDPQVGKSFEMTCQGSDPATTTTWLKDDQPLSTDARMRLSENNGMLSFTSLLSSDGGLYACKVGNVFSRGYLLSFGTIAVSILGPDTVKAGVEHSFTCQAKCTLPCTTSWQFNQAFSDGSISNNNNVLQWTPATPGRVQIFQCSAQNIQAQRTVQASKTVTVSGSVMVRPALALISMVSLQLLFALSV